gagctgggggaatTCTCCAGCTCAGCTTTAAGGCGGCAGGAACGCGGGTTTGGGAGGGCGAGGCCGCAGGAATGCAGAGAGCTCCCAAAATAGGAACCCCGGCAGCAGGacaaagggagagggagggaaggagagggaaaaaagaaaaaggaaaagagaaaaagaaaaggaaaagagaaaagaaaaggaaagaaaaggaaaaggaaaaaacaggaaaagataaagggaaaaaaggaaaaaaaaatagtgaatttTCCAGgtgaattcctgctgctgtgacaccTGGACAAATCGACATCAGTTTCTGTGGACAATATCtgtttataatttatatttatagaaaTGCGAACTGCCGGTCGGACCCCCCGTGCTTTCGCCTCACCCACCCTGCCACACCCGGCTTTTGGGGGTGTCTGGCCAAATTTTGGGCCTGGATTTagagctgctgagggaaaacaTCATGATGAACCCATGAAGGTGCTGAGCAGATTTTCACTGAGTTAAAAATCTCATCTCCTGttttttggggttattttgtgCCACGATGAACCCCTGGAGCCCATTTCCTCTCCcgtttttctgaggttttgtttggttttgttttgttttttccccagtctgTGTGAGATAAGGAGTCGAACCGCTGAGAAAGTCCCAGGCGGTCTTTTGGAGGATATTTATTTTGGGTTGTGCAAGAGCTGCCGCTCTGCCGGTGTCACCTGAGAGTCACCGGTGCCGAATTCCAGCGGCTCGGGACAGGTGACAGCCCGGGACAACCCCGAGGTGACAGAAACCTCCGGAGCTGATAAACTTCCTCCGGCCCCGTGTGACTTCCCCAGTCATCACCTCCTTATCGCCCAGAGATTAACACGCTCCGAAAAACAGgggatttaaatttttttctttttttcttttttttttttttttgtcactaaAAATTTGCTCAGCATCTTCCtgtgttcattaaaaaataaaaaataattaaaaaaaaaaaaaaaaggaaaaaaaaaaaaccccacaccaccaaACACCAACCCCAAAAAGCAGATGAGATTGTGAGATTTTTAAGTCACTAAAAACCTGCTCAGCACCTTGGTGGGTTCATCATGAcacaaaataaccccaaaaagCAGGAGATGAATTTTTAGGTCACTAAGGATCTGCTCATCATCTTCGTGTGTTCATtttgaacaacaacaaaaaaaaacccacaagaaaaccaggagatgaatttttaaaaattcactaAAAATCTGCGCAGCATCTTCTTGtgttcataaaaaaaaaaaaaaaaaaaaaaaaaaaaaggcaggagatgAATGTTTAAAACTGCACTGCGGCTCCGCTCAGCACCTTCCCGGTTCATTTtgaaccaaaccaacccaaaaaaccaggAGATGAGATTTTTAACTCACTAAAAATCTGCTCAGCGCCTCCAGGGGTTCGCCGTGACACAAAATAACCCCGAAAAGCAGGagatgaattttttaaaaactccgCTGCGGCTCTGCCCAGCGCCTTCCCGGTTCATTTtgaaccaaaccaacccaaaaaccAGGAGATGAGATTTTTTAACTCTTCTGAGCGCCTCCAGGGGTTCGCCGTGACACAAAATAACCCCGAAAAGCAGGagatgaattttttaaaaactccgCTGCGGCTCTGCCCAGCGCCTTCCCGGTTCATTTCCACCCAGACCGAGGCACAAAGGCCGGGTTGTCCCCGCCGCGGTGACCCCGGCCCGGAGCCCGGGGCCCCGGGAGGGCGGCAGCCGCCCGGAACCgggatttctttttattaaaagctgTGGTTTGCCGTCAGCTGGGAGGAAGGGCCCCGCCCGCGCCGGGAGAAAGCGTCCCGAAAAACCCGGGCACCCCAAAATGAGCTGCTATTTTTCCTAAAACCACCCCGGATTTCTCCCTGGAATTccccaatcccaccccaaaatgaGCTGGTATTTTTCCTAAAACCACCCCGGATTTCTCCCTGGAATTccccaatcccaccccaaaatgaGCTGCTATTTTTTCCAAAGCCACTCTGGATCTCTCCCTGGAAAACACCAATACCACCCCAAACCgaggtgttattttttttccaaagccacCCCGGATTTCTCCCTGGAATCTcccaatcccaccccaaaccagaTGCTGTTTTTTCCAAACCCACCCCAGATTTCTCCCTGGAATCccccaatcccaccccaaaaccgCCGGGAAGTTCGGGAGCCGCCGGGGAATTGGGTCCCACAcgggggtgtgggggggaaggagcagagagggcgaaatcctgctggaattctggaattctgcGCGGGGAAGGGATGCAGGAGCCAAGGCAGAGGCTTCCTGCTCGGCCGAGTTCTTCCCGGGGATCCcgaggagagcagagaggagccgGGACGGAGCGCTCGGAGAACGGGAGGTTCCTATTAAAAAATTCACCTTTTGGTGGATAacgagctgtccccagcacacgGAGGGGCgggatttgttttcctgttttccctcagtGTCGCCgtaaaacacaaagaaatcacacgcagacgagagatttcagcagaggttcttctgatccagctcccagctgaaagggcggagagaagagacccctttgtttattttttactttttatacatttgtgggtctagcagaagattggctttttggggtttccacccctcagcctcagtggccagaccaattgtcagttacagttgttttcaggttagaaatacgcaaacaaaggacagagaatgaaaaacaaaggatttgtttatgttacatctgtgggaaaaggtagaaaactgctctaatattctacagtaactaaaagatctgactccacttatgaaaatcaaaaggctaataaagaaactcagaaaacccAGGGTAACACCTCAGCAGCTCTGAATCCAGGCCCAAAATTTGGCCAGACGCCCCCAAAAGCCGGGTGCGGCAGGGTGGGTGAGGCGAAAGCACGGAGCGGGAGAACCCCATGGAaaaacccatcccaaatccaaCAGCTGGCACAACCTCTGAGACCATTCCCCATGGAaaaacccatcccaaatccaaCAGCTGGCACGACCTCTGAGACCATTCCCCATGGAaaaacccatcccaaatccaaCATCTGGCACAACCTCTGAGACCATTCCCCATGGGAaaaacccatcccaaatccaaCATCTGGCACAACCTCTGAGaccattcccagggatgggggacaaaaaaaaaaaaccaaaaaacctggaaaagccATCCCAACACATCCAGGGGTTCAGGCCCCAAAAacagccccggggctgctgctgggaatgcCGGGGAGGATTAATTATCCCGAGGTAATTATCCTGGGAAGCTGCCGTGGAACCACTCATTGTCCGGGGTGAGTCACGCCAGCAGGGACACGGGAGCTGGGACCCGGCCCTATAAAAACCCTGCTGGAGCCGGGATGCGCTGGCCGCCGCTGGAAGCTCTTCCCACCCCCGGGAGCTGGGTGAGTCCGGTCCCGAGCCTCTGgaggtgctgggatggggaatTCCGAGGGAATTCTGGATTCTGGGAGCGGGGATGGGGCTGGATTGGGCGGCTCGGAGGAGATTCCCCATCCCAAAGTGTCCGAGGGTGGCTcgggcagggtttggggtttggtggagatttggaaaaaaaacagcggcggttttggggtgggattggggGATTCCAGGGAGAAATCCGGGGTGGGTTTGGAAAAAACAGCatctggttttggggtgggattggggAATTCCAGGGAGAAATCTGGGGTGGCTGTAAAAAATACCAGCTCGTTTTGGGGTGGGATTAGTGGATTCCAGGGAGAGATCCAGGgtggctttggaaaaaaataacacctCGGTTTGGGGTGGTATTGGTGTTTTCCAGGGAGAGATCCAGAGtggctttagaaaaaataccagctcattttggggtgggattggggAATTCCAGGGAGAAATCCGGGGTGGTTTTAGGAAAAATAGCAGCtcattttggggtgggattggaCATTCCCAAGCAGAGATCCAGGgtggctttgaaaaaaaaaaaaaaacagctcgttttggggtgggattggggAATTCCAGGGAGAAATCCGGGGtggttttagaaaaaaacaaccgctcattttggggtgggattggaCATTCCCAAGGAGATTTCCAGGTTGGCTTTGAAGAAAACACCAGCTCTCTTTGGGGTGGGATTGGTCCCTCCCAAGGACAGACCCGAGGTGACTTTAGGAAATCCACCCGCTGCTTTTGGGGTGGGATTGTTGTTTTCCAGGGCGACCTCCGGCCTCCGACCCCGTCCTCGTCCCCAGGATGTCCTGCCACCTccaccagcacctccctgcGCTCCACCAGCGCCCGCTGGCGCTGTCCCCCGGCGTCCCCTCCCCGGCTCCGCGGTGGCACTCCACCTCCTGCATCCCCCAGGCCGCGCCCGGCCCCACGCCCCTGCAGCGGGCCACGTCCTCCGGCGTGTGCCACCAGCAAAGTGTCACCTGGGCCGCGCCCCGCCGGCTCCTGCCACCCCCCTGCGCGCCCCGGGTCGTCCCCAGGCGGGTGACAACGTGCCAGAGCGGGGTGACGACGTGCGTGCCGCAGCAGCTGCGCGTGCCGCAGCGGTGCCCACccgtgcagcagcagcagcagcagcagcagcgggttGTCCCCAGCTGTGTCACCACCTGTGCGCCGCAGCAGAGCGTGGCGGGTGTCACCGGTGTCACCCAGTgtgtcccccagcagcagcgggttgtccccagctgtgtccccacctGTGCGCCGCAGCAGAGCGTGGCGGGTGTCACGGGTGTCACGGGTGTCACCGGTtgtcccccagcagcagcagcttgtccccagctgtgtccccacctGCGCGCCGCAGCAGAGCGTGGCgggtgtcactggtgtcaccGGTGTCACCGgtgtcccccagcagcagcagcttgtccCCAGGTGCGTCACCACCTGCGTCACCCGGGCTGTCCCGCCGCGGCAGAGTGCCACCAGGTGTGTCCCCCAGCAGCGAGTggccctgtgtccccagcagggtgtccccaggtgtgtcacCTCCTGCGTCCCCCAGCAGCGCGCCGCCCAGAGCGTCTCGTACCGGTGGGTGACGGCGCCGGGCCCCCGGCAGTGGCAGAGCGTCACCGCCGGTGTCCCCCAGCAGCGGCACGACGGCAGGTGTGTCACCAAGAGTGTCACCAAGTGTGTCCCCCAGCAGGGTGTCACCAAGTGTGTCCCTCAGCAAGGTGTCACCAAGTGTGTCCCACAGCAGGGTGTCACCACAGGTGTCCCacagcagagtgggacaatctCTGTCCCCCACCAATCTGTGACCAAAGCTGTCTCCCAGCAGTGTGGGACAATCTGTGTCCCTCAGCAGAGTGCCACTAAATGTGTTCCCCAGCAAGGTGTCACCAAGTGCATCCCTCAGCACTGTGGGACAATCTGTGTCCCTCAGCAGAGTGTCACCAAATGTGTCCCTCAGCAAAGTGCCACCAAGTGCATCCCCCAGCACTGTGGGACAATCTGTGTCCCTCAGCAGAGTGTCACTAAGTGTGTCCCCCAGCAAGGTGTCCCCCAGCAGAGTGGGACAGTTTGTGTCCCCCAGCAAGGTGCCACCAAGTGTGTCCCTCAGCAGAGCATGATCAAAGGTGTCCCCCAGCGGAGTGTCACCAAGTGTGTCCCTCAGCAAGGTGTCACCAAGTGTGTCCCACAGCACTGTGGGACAGTTTGTGTCCCCCAGCAGAGTGTCAACTGTGTCCCCCAGCACTGTGGGACAATCTGTGTCCCCCAACAAGGCGTCACCAAGTGCATCCCTCAGCAGAGTGTCAAGGGTGTCCCCCAGCAGTATGGGACAATCTGTGTCCCCCAGCAGAGTGTCACCAAATGTGTCC
The nucleotide sequence above comes from Hirundo rustica isolate bHirRus1 chromosome 29 unlocalized genomic scaffold, bHirRus1.pri.v3 SUPER_29_unloc_BUSCO_136144at7742, whole genome shotgun sequence. Encoded proteins:
- the LOC120747569 gene encoding titin-like; this translates as MSCHLHQHLPALHQRPLALSPGVPSPAPRWHSTSCIPQAAPGPTPLQRATSSGVCHQQSVTWAAPRRLLPPPCAPRVVPRRVTTCQSGVTTCVPQQLRVPQRCPPVQQQQQQQQRVVPSCVTTCAPQQSVAGVTGVTQCVPQQQRQQQLVPSCVPTCAPQQSVAGVTGVTGVTGVPQQQQLVPRCVTTCVTRAVPPRQSATRCVPQQRVALCPQQGVPRCVTSCVPQQRAAQSVSYRWVTAPGPRQWQSVTAGVPQQRHDGRCVTKSVTKCVPQQGVTKCVPQQGVTKCVPQQGVTTGVPQQSGTISVPHQSVTKAVSQQCGTICVPQQSATKCVPQQGVTKCIPQHCGTICVPQQSVTKCVPQQSATKCIPQHCGTICVPQQSVTKCVPQQGVPQQSGTVCVPQQGATKCVPQQSMIKGVPQRSVTKCVPQQGVTKCVPQHCGTVCVPQQSVNCVPQHCGTICVPQQGVTKCIPQQSVKGVPQQYGTICVPQQSVTKCVPQQSATKCIPQHCGTICVPQQSGTVCVPQQSATKCVPQQSATKGVPHHCGTICVPQQGVTKCIPQQSVKGVPQQNGTICVPQQSVTKCVPQHCGTVCVPQQGVTKCVPQQSATKCVPQQCGTICVPQQSVTKCVPQQSATKCVPQQCGTICVPQQSVTKCVPQHCGTVCVPQQGVTKCVPQQGVPQQSGTVCVPQQGVTKCVPQQGVPQQSGAVKVSSHSKKYCSAPKWPW